Proteins from one Dehalococcoidia bacterium genomic window:
- a CDS encoding glutathione ABC transporter permease GsiD (with GsiABD is involved in the transport of glutathione into the cell): FAPIIVLATLGVGEAIVVVAALGFLGLGAQPPTPEWGAIASDGRNFLRQAWWITTFPGIAIMLTVLALNIVGDALRDSLDPVIRRRM, translated from the coding sequence TTTCGCCCCGATCATCGTGTTGGCGACTCTCGGTGTTGGCGAGGCCATCGTGGTTGTAGCAGCCCTTGGCTTCCTAGGCCTGGGTGCACAACCGCCTACCCCCGAGTGGGGAGCAATAGCTTCAGACGGACGCAACTTCCTCCGACAAGCATGGTGGATAACTACATTCCCTGGGATCGCCATTATGCTGACGGTGCTCGCACTCAACATCGTGGGGGATGCGCTGCGTGACTCGCTCGACCCGGTGATACGGAGACGGATGTAA